Genomic segment of Cronobacter dublinensis subsp. dublinensis LMG 23823:
GCATTTTTTGTCGGCGCGGGCGAGCGGCATATTCGGGACGGGACGCGTGGCGCAGCCAAAACGCATCCAGCGCTTAGCGTCGACGCCGCGCGCGGCGATGGATTTCGGCAGATCAGGCCACAGGCCGTGTACCGTCAGGTAGTTGCGTTTATCGTTTTCTTCTTTTTGCAGCGCGCATTCGGCGGGCTCGTCGCGCTGACGCTCATGCATGCTCTGGCAAAAACCGGTCTGCCATGAGAGCGCCAGCACGTAGCGATCGAAATCGCCATACTGCTTCGCTTCCAGCGGCTGCGCGGCGGCGGTCGTCGCGGCCATCGCCAGCAGCGTGCCTGCGGCGAGTAAAACTTTCCTGTTAACCATGGTATGGGTCCGAAATCGACGGGATAAATGACAAAGATGTGTCATTTAACCATAAAAAAAGCGCCGCGAGGGCGCTTTTCGGACTGATTCCGCTTAAGGGCAGACGATTATGCCGCTACCAGCAGCTGCGTGGCGAGAATCACGACGATTAATCCTACCAGCACCGGTACTGAGGTGCGTTTCACGACCTCAAACGGCGAGATCTGCGCCATCCCGGCGACCGCGACCACGACGCCCGACACCGGCGACAGCGTGCGGCCCAGGTTAGAGGCTTGCAGCATCGGGATAGTCAGATAGGCCGGGTTGATGCCCGCGCTGTGGGCAAGCTTCGGGATCATCTCCACAAAGGCATAGAACGGCGCGTTGCCGGAGCCGGTAGTCATCGCGGCAAGCATGGTAAGCGTCACCAGCACCAGCATCAGAATAATGCTGGCGGAGCCGAACGAGGTGGCGACGGAGATGAGGCTTTGAATAAAGCCGATGGTGCTGAGGCCCTGGGCGAAAACCCCGGCGGCGACCAGCAGGATGACGACGCCCGCGAAAGCGTCCGCCATACCCCGGTAAGCGACTTCCAGCCCGGCAAAGACTTTTTTGCTGTCAAAACTGCGGATGAACTCGATGAGCGCGGTAAGCACGATGCAGATAACGAGAATGGTGATGATATGCAACTGCGGACCCCATTTGCCGTCGAAAATCAGCACGCCGATGATGGGGCTGAACGGCAGGATGGCGTAAAACGCGGGCGCGTTGGTTTTGATCTCGTTGACGTCGAGCATTTCATGGCTGACGTGCTCTTTTTTATCCAGCCAGCGCTGCCAGAAGTAGTGCGCGATAGCCATGCTGATAATCGCGGCGATGGAGATAGGCAGCGTAGTCTTAAAGGCGAAATCGATAAGCGGCATCTCAGAGGCCTGGGCGGCCAGCACCACATCGCCGGAGGTGGGGGAGAGAATAATCGCCGCCGGTGAAGCGCAGATGGCCGCCGCCGCGCCGCGGCTGATGCCAACGTTAACCATGACCGGGAACAGCGTCGCCATCAGCAGCACGCCAAGGCCGGTGGCGGAAGAAACGGCAAGCGACATCAGGCAGGCCACGAAATAGGCCGCAATCATCAGCAGATACGGCGAGTTGATATAACGCAGCGGACGCGAGGCGAGCTTCACAACCATATCGTTCGCGCCGGTGTGCGTCATATAGGCTGCAAAACCGCAGAGCATCATAATCATCATGCCAAGATCGCCGCCGCGGCTCATCAGCAGAATCTTAATGTATTCAAAAATATCGCTGATGGCATAACCGGTGCTGGTTTCTTTTGCCGGTAATATCGCGTGACCCATTAGC
This window contains:
- the dcuC gene encoding anaerobic C4-dicarboxylate transporter DcuC; its protein translation is MGTILELLTGAVVIVGVARYIIKGYSATGVLFVGGLLLLIISALMGHAILPAKETSTGYAISDIFEYIKILLMSRGGDLGMMIMMLCGFAAYMTHTGANDMVVKLASRPLRYINSPYLLMIAAYFVACLMSLAVSSATGLGVLLMATLFPVMVNVGISRGAAAAICASPAAIILSPTSGDVVLAAQASEMPLIDFAFKTTLPISIAAIISMAIAHYFWQRWLDKKEHVSHEMLDVNEIKTNAPAFYAILPFSPIIGVLIFDGKWGPQLHIITILVICIVLTALIEFIRSFDSKKVFAGLEVAYRGMADAFAGVVILLVAAGVFAQGLSTIGFIQSLISVATSFGSASIILMLVLVTLTMLAAMTTGSGNAPFYAFVEMIPKLAHSAGINPAYLTIPMLQASNLGRTLSPVSGVVVAVAGMAQISPFEVVKRTSVPVLVGLIVVILATQLLVAA